From a single Cyclobacterium marinum DSM 745 genomic region:
- a CDS encoding gamma-glutamylcyclotransferase family protein, translated as MKNNYVLYFAFGSNMLETRMLKRCPSALLIDSIAKLEDYQLVFNRQGDYEDGGVASIEQKAGAVVYGLLYAMIVPDIENLDKIESPNDDAYNREVVTVSTLSNQNVDCFTYIASPKGSFLPTKKYLDWIIEGATIAGLPASYIKKLRNIKSI; from the coding sequence GTGAAAAACAACTACGTACTATATTTTGCTTTCGGATCCAACATGCTCGAAACAAGGATGCTCAAGAGATGTCCCTCTGCTCTGTTGATAGACTCTATTGCAAAACTAGAAGACTACCAACTGGTTTTTAACAGGCAAGGTGACTATGAAGATGGGGGAGTAGCCAGTATCGAACAGAAGGCCGGAGCTGTAGTCTATGGACTTCTCTATGCGATGATTGTACCTGATATTGAGAATCTCGATAAAATTGAGAGCCCGAATGATGATGCATATAATCGAGAGGTAGTTACAGTTTCTACCCTTTCGAATCAAAATGTGGATTGCTTCACTTATATCGCCAGTCCTAAAGGGTCTTTTCTACCAACCAAGAAATATTTGGACTGGATTATTGAAGGGGCAACTATTGCAGGACTACCAGCTAGTTATATAAAAAAACTGCGAAATATTAAGTCCATATGA